CGCCGGATACAGTTTCTTGTGTCTCGGCCAGTTCAGGATCGGAGACCAGACCGTATTCGGCCAATGGACCATCTGGGCCAGCGATCTCGTCCGCGACGAAAAACTCAGCATATTCTTTCAGGCCGGGGATCACGCCGATGTGGGCTTTCTTGACATAGAAGAACAACGGGCGGGAGACTGGATATTCGCCGGTTGCGATGCTTTCGGTCGAAGGCACAACGCCGGACATGGTTGCGACCTGCAGCTTGTCCGTGTTGTTCTCGTAGAAGGCCAGACCAAAGACGCCGATGCCGTCCTTGTTGCTTTCGATGCGGGCCAGGGTTTCGGTGTAGTCACCGTCAATGTCCACAGATTTGCCGTCGGTGCGCAGCGCGATGCAGGCTTTCTCGGCGGCTTTTTTCTTGGCTTTGTCACTGTCGCCGGTGGCGGCGGCCAGGAAGACGTCAAAATCGCCGGTGGCTTCGCAGCCGGCCAGGATCACCTTGTCTTCGAACACTTCGCGGGTGCCGTGCTTGGTGCCGGGCACATAGGCCTGAATAGGCTGCGCGGGGAAGTCGGCGTTCACTTCGTTCCACATGGTGTAGGGGTTGTCGACAACCTTGCCGTCCATCACGATCTTGTCGGACAGGGCTTTGTACCAATCAGTCGGGGTGAATTCGAAACCGTTGCCGTTGATGTCAGAGGCGAACACGATGCCGTCATAGCCGATGCGCACTTCGATGATGTCGGTCACGCCGTTTTCCGCGCAGGCTTTGATCTCTTTTTCTTTGATCTTGCGCGATGCGTTGGCCACGTCGATGGTGTTTTCGCCAACGCCTTCGCAGAAACGTTTGAGACCAGCAGAAGAGCCACCGGATTCTACAACAGGTGTCGGGAAGTCAAAGTTTTCGCCAAAAGCTTCGGCAACGATGGAGGCGTATGGCAGCACGGTGGATGACCCGGCAACCTGCACCTGATCGCGCGCGGCAGCAGCAGTGGCAGAAACGGCAGCAATGGCCAGCGCGGATGTGGTGAGTTTTGTCAGCGACATGATGTCTCCTGTCAGTCAAATCGGTGATCACCCCTATGGTGATCTCAGCGCCCGTCTAGAAGTCCGGTGCTGTGCTTTTGTGACAGTTACATTACAGTTTTATGACAGGGCCGGTTATTCCACAAAGACTTTGGAAATATGGGTCAATTGCCCTCGGAATCCAGCGGCAGGATCACGGTGAAGGTGGACCCCTGCCCAAGTTGTGACGCGATTCTGAGCCGCCCGCGATGGCGGTTGAGGATATGTTTGACAATCGCCAGACCCAGCCCTGTGCCGCCCAGAGCGCGGCTGCGGTGGCTGTCGGCGCGATAGAACCGTTCGGTCAGGCGCGGCAGGTGCAGCGCATCAATGCCCGGTCCCTGATCTTGTACCACCACCCGCACTGCAGGCCCGCGCAGGGCCGGATCGCGCAAATTGGTTTCGGTGCTGATCGAAACCTCTTGGCCTGAGCCGCCATATTTGATCGCGTTCTCAATCAGATTGGTGAAAACCTGCAACAATTGATCCCGGTCCCCCAATATGCGCAGCGGCGCCACCTCGAAATCAGGGCTAAGCGTTACTTCATTGTCCGCCGCCAGCGGATTGAGATTGCGCAGGGTCGTTTGCAACACTTCGATCAGATCCGTT
This window of the Sulfitobacter mediterraneus genome carries:
- a CDS encoding substrate-binding domain-containing protein, with translation MSLTKLTTSALAIAAVSATAAAARDQVQVAGSSTVLPYASIVAEAFGENFDFPTPVVESGGSSAGLKRFCEGVGENTIDVANASRKIKEKEIKACAENGVTDIIEVRIGYDGIVFASDINGNGFEFTPTDWYKALSDKIVMDGKVVDNPYTMWNEVNADFPAQPIQAYVPGTKHGTREVFEDKVILAGCEATGDFDVFLAAATGDSDKAKKKAAEKACIALRTDGKSVDIDGDYTETLARIESNKDGIGVFGLAFYENNTDKLQVATMSGVVPSTESIATGEYPVSRPLFFYVKKAHIGVIPGLKEYAEFFVADEIAGPDGPLAEYGLVSDPELAETQETVSGEAVMGGGS